In Rhodothermus sp., a single genomic region encodes these proteins:
- the nth gene encoding endonuclease III produces the protein MVVEDARQRIGPILERLRAAYPEATTELRWSNPFELLIVTVLSAQTTDKKVNEIAPELFRRYPTAEVLAQAHPEALEPLLRPLGYYRQKARTIVNLARQLVERYRGTVPRSMEALTSLPGVGRKTAAIVLGTAFGIREGIAVDTHVSRVAQRLGLTRHKTPDKIEQDLMALVPRAAWTWFGHAMVLHGRYVCLARRPRCSQCILADVCPRLGVTVAA, from the coding sequence ATGGTCGTTGAAGATGCTCGCCAGCGCATCGGCCCCATCCTGGAACGTCTTCGGGCAGCCTATCCGGAGGCCACCACGGAACTGCGCTGGTCCAATCCGTTCGAACTGCTCATTGTGACCGTCCTCTCGGCCCAGACAACCGACAAGAAAGTCAATGAGATCGCGCCGGAACTTTTCCGGCGCTATCCGACGGCCGAGGTGCTGGCACAGGCCCACCCTGAAGCGCTTGAACCCTTGCTACGCCCCCTGGGCTATTACCGCCAGAAGGCCCGGACCATCGTCAACCTGGCGCGTCAGCTCGTCGAGCGCTACAGGGGCACAGTGCCCCGCAGCATGGAAGCCCTGACGTCGCTTCCGGGCGTGGGACGTAAGACAGCCGCCATCGTGCTGGGCACGGCTTTCGGGATTCGCGAAGGTATCGCTGTCGATACACATGTCAGTCGTGTGGCACAGCGGCTGGGCCTGACCCGTCACAAAACGCCGGACAAGATCGAGCAGGATTTGATGGCGCTTGTGCCCCGGGCAGCATGGACGTGGTTCGGACACGCCATGGTGCTCCACGGCCGGTACGTATGTCTGGCCCGTCGGCCTCGATGCAGCCAGTGCATACTGGCCGACGTGTGCCCACGTCTTGGCGTAACCGTAGCTGCCTGA
- a CDS encoding YraN family protein — protein sequence MMDTRAIGTRGEALAAAYLERQGYRILARQYRFERAEIDLVCFEPAPRPEDGGEIVFVEVKTRRGLDFGQPEEAVTPEKQRHLIRAAHAYLYEHHLLRARCRFDVIAVVLREGQEPEIRHFKDAFWAS from the coding sequence ATGATGGACACGCGTGCGATTGGTACCCGAGGAGAAGCGCTGGCGGCCGCCTATCTGGAGCGGCAGGGCTATCGCATTCTGGCGCGGCAGTACCGTTTCGAGCGGGCAGAGATTGACCTGGTGTGCTTTGAGCCGGCGCCCCGTCCTGAAGATGGCGGGGAGATCGTTTTTGTGGAGGTGAAGACGCGGCGTGGACTGGACTTTGGCCAGCCAGAAGAGGCCGTTACCCCTGAAAAGCAGCGTCACCTGATTCGAGCGGCCCATGCGTATCTGTACGAACATCATCTCCTGCGGGCACGTTGCCGTTTTGATGTGATTGCTGTCGTGTTGCGGGAAGGCCAGGAGCCAGAGATTCGACATTTCAAAGATGCTTTCTGGGCGAGTTAA
- a CDS encoding SAM-dependent chlorinase/fluorinase: MATRPQPLITLTTDFGTRDAYVAAMKGVLLGLAPQARLVDITHEIRPQDVMEAAFVLREAVPYFPPGTIHLVVVDPGVGTERRAVALRHHDHWFVGPDNGLFTLVLGTEQPDELVELNRPECWRTPTPSQTFHGRDIFAPVAGHLAAGRTLQEVGTPRARLTTLRWMEPSANNESILGWVVHVDRFGNCITNISRELFERYRAGRSFKCYVGSTPFTQVQPTYGAVAPGEALLLFGSSDLLEIAVNGGNAAELLGIHQGTPVHIIFEQKTTRRPS; this comes from the coding sequence ATGGCCACCCGACCACAACCATTGATCACCCTGACCACGGACTTCGGTACCCGGGATGCCTATGTGGCGGCCATGAAGGGCGTACTGCTCGGCCTGGCCCCACAGGCTCGCCTGGTAGACATCACGCACGAAATTCGACCGCAGGACGTCATGGAGGCTGCTTTCGTGCTCCGCGAGGCCGTGCCGTATTTTCCACCTGGTACCATTCATCTGGTCGTTGTGGATCCAGGTGTGGGGACCGAACGACGCGCCGTGGCGCTCCGACACCATGACCACTGGTTTGTAGGACCGGACAACGGGCTTTTTACGCTCGTACTGGGCACCGAACAACCCGACGAACTCGTCGAGCTCAACCGCCCGGAGTGCTGGCGCACGCCCACACCGAGCCAGACATTCCACGGACGCGATATCTTTGCACCCGTAGCTGGTCACCTTGCTGCCGGACGTACCCTGCAAGAGGTCGGAACACCACGAGCCCGGCTAACCACCCTCCGCTGGATGGAACCATCGGCCAACAACGAAAGCATCCTCGGCTGGGTGGTCCATGTAGATCGCTTTGGCAACTGCATTACGAACATTTCACGAGAGCTGTTTGAGCGTTACCGTGCCGGACGCTCGTTCAAATGCTATGTAGGCAGCACCCCGTTTACTCAGGTACAACCTACCTATGGCGCAGTAGCCCCGGGTGAAGCGTTACTGCTGTTTGGCAGCAGCGACTTACTGGAAATCGCTGTCAATGGAGGCAACGCAGCCGAATTACTCGGCATTCACCAGGGCACACCCGTTCATATTATTTTTGAACAAAAAACGACCCGCAGGCCTTCATGA
- a CDS encoding HAMP domain-containing sensor histidine kinase — protein sequence MKAYRLSVNLKLGLVIAAVAIAVASVAYTNWLANRLREREEFLVNLWAAAQEQLATTEHVNPYIDVFQALEQQLAQLTTDEEHAVRYQAALAWARTMPPTSDVTLASEIVLEGAFDIPAIITDSTGLHPLFWRNVPVPDSLAGLSASDSLQAIARLRELVAQMDQVHRPIPIRIRFDDTELVQYVHYGESRLIRQLRVFPYVQLFVMGLFILVGYLGFSYVRRSEQRSLWIGMAKEAAHQLGTPLSSLMGWVELLRTRSLRPDQQREALEEIEKDIARLKRVAQRFSEIGSLPRLEVQSLAPIIQNTADYIRRRMPSLGKQVMLTVQVPEEIRLPLNAELFEWVIENLLKNALDAIEGPDGRIDVRARVQGNVVQIEVQDNGRGIERRQWKNIFRPGYSTKKRGWGLGLSLAKRIIEEYHGGAIALVQSRPGKGSTFRITLPLR from the coding sequence ATGAAGGCTTACCGTCTTTCGGTGAACCTGAAGCTGGGCCTGGTGATCGCCGCCGTGGCGATCGCTGTCGCCTCGGTTGCGTACACCAACTGGCTGGCCAACCGGCTACGGGAGCGGGAAGAGTTTCTGGTGAATCTATGGGCGGCCGCCCAGGAGCAACTGGCTACCACCGAGCATGTGAATCCTTACATCGACGTATTTCAGGCGCTGGAGCAGCAGCTTGCGCAGCTGACTACCGATGAGGAGCATGCTGTGCGCTACCAGGCGGCACTGGCCTGGGCGCGTACGATGCCGCCCACTTCCGACGTAACGCTTGCCAGCGAGATTGTGCTCGAAGGTGCCTTCGATATTCCCGCGATCATTACCGACTCGACTGGCCTGCACCCGCTCTTCTGGCGCAATGTGCCTGTACCGGATTCGCTGGCCGGCCTGTCGGCTTCCGATTCGCTACAGGCCATTGCCCGTTTGCGTGAACTGGTGGCCCAGATGGATCAGGTGCATCGTCCCATTCCCATTCGGATTCGCTTTGACGATACCGAGCTGGTGCAGTACGTTCACTATGGCGAGTCGCGGCTGATCCGTCAGCTTCGGGTGTTTCCCTATGTGCAGCTTTTTGTTATGGGGCTATTCATTCTGGTGGGATACCTGGGTTTTTCGTACGTGCGACGTAGCGAGCAGCGAAGCCTCTGGATAGGGATGGCCAAGGAGGCGGCGCACCAGCTCGGCACGCCCCTTTCCAGCCTGATGGGTTGGGTCGAGCTGTTACGTACCCGTAGTCTGAGGCCCGATCAGCAGCGCGAAGCCCTTGAAGAGATCGAAAAAGACATCGCACGGCTGAAACGGGTGGCCCAGCGCTTTTCAGAGATCGGTTCACTGCCCCGCTTGGAAGTGCAGTCGCTGGCACCAATTATCCAGAATACGGCTGACTACATCCGTCGCCGCATGCCCAGTCTGGGCAAGCAGGTGATGTTGACGGTGCAGGTTCCCGAAGAAATTCGCCTGCCGCTCAATGCCGAACTGTTCGAATGGGTGATCGAAAACCTGCTCAAGAATGCACTGGACGCCATCGAGGGACCAGACGGCCGGATCGACGTGCGGGCGCGCGTGCAGGGCAACGTGGTGCAGATTGAAGTGCAAGATAACGGGCGAGGGATCGAGCGGCGTCAGTGGAAGAATATCTTTCGGCCAGGGTACAGCACCAAAAAACGGGGATGGGGACTGGGCCTCAGCCTGGCCAAACGGATTATTGAGGAGTATCACGGAGGAGCAATTGCACTGGTACAATCGCGACCTGGAAAGGGCTCAACGTTTCGCATTACGTTACCATTACGTTGA
- a CDS encoding isoamylase early set domain-containing protein, with amino-acid sequence MIEKKKTRRGISVTFRLPADVAHKSVAVVGDFNNWDPSAHPMRLYRNKGFWSKSVVLKPGTYQFRYLVDGERWINDEQADGYTPSPFFSENCLLHVA; translated from the coding sequence ATGATCGAAAAGAAGAAGACGCGCCGGGGCATTAGCGTTACGTTCAGGTTGCCGGCTGATGTTGCCCACAAAAGCGTGGCTGTTGTGGGCGATTTCAACAACTGGGATCCCTCGGCACATCCCATGCGCCTGTACCGAAATAAAGGCTTCTGGAGCAAGTCGGTGGTGCTCAAACCCGGTACCTATCAATTTCGCTATCTGGTCGATGGCGAACGATGGATAAACGATGAGCAGGCCGACGGCTATACGCCCAGTCCGTTCTTCAGTGAGAACTGCCTGCTGCATGTGGCATAG
- a CDS encoding serine hydrolase, whose protein sequence is MAGMNLKRHLLIATGLLVVAVAIIVLRYRDTFGIMLENLRAMREGRTLAETLRSPRDLLAYLEQHPDRTSLVAFELAAPDSGLYFQEAVMRPVAGLPRLLLLAGYVEAIEQGKLDPTEPVSRRMLDRYVLPSLGDQVHQHALSLLPDAEDTLQTDQLVQLLLEGNDPAAHDYLLLRLGGSSLSVLTEQLGITALEPPLPVLGLFLSWHALPEMPKRNTEPFALTRQVVQDTSLHNVLAHRLARQGSGLSLWAQRERAQATFPRGTAQAYALLLQRIATDTSSWGRTMRRYLERALPDTLQTSLKTLAVESGLFPGLVSVAAYARRQDRAGVRLVVLLMEQVPLAVLYHLAQTRLEQGLVLQLLGDDAFFEQARTRLSQVADQPSV, encoded by the coding sequence ATGGCCGGAATGAATCTGAAGCGTCATCTGTTGATCGCTACCGGATTGCTGGTAGTGGCGGTCGCGATTATCGTGCTGCGCTACCGGGATACGTTTGGTATCATGCTGGAAAACCTGCGGGCCATGCGAGAGGGTCGGACCCTGGCAGAAACGCTTCGCAGTCCGCGGGATCTCCTCGCCTATCTGGAGCAGCACCCCGATCGAACTTCGCTGGTAGCCTTCGAGCTGGCCGCGCCAGATTCCGGCCTGTACTTTCAAGAAGCGGTGATGCGACCGGTCGCTGGACTGCCACGGCTGCTTCTGCTGGCCGGCTATGTCGAGGCGATTGAACAGGGCAAACTGGATCCGACTGAACCGGTGTCCCGTCGCATGCTGGATCGATATGTCTTGCCCTCGCTGGGCGACCAGGTGCATCAGCATGCGCTGTCGTTGCTGCCGGATGCAGAGGATACGCTGCAAACGGATCAGCTGGTGCAATTACTGCTGGAAGGCAACGATCCTGCTGCCCATGACTACCTGCTGTTGCGTCTGGGAGGTTCGTCGCTGAGCGTGCTGACAGAACAGCTCGGAATTACGGCCCTGGAGCCGCCTCTTCCAGTGCTGGGCTTGTTTTTGAGCTGGCATGCCCTGCCAGAAATGCCGAAACGTAATACCGAACCTTTCGCACTGACACGGCAGGTTGTGCAGGATACGAGCCTCCATAATGTGCTGGCACATCGGCTGGCCCGACAGGGGTCCGGGCTCAGCCTCTGGGCGCAACGGGAGCGTGCGCAGGCAACCTTTCCACGGGGCACGGCGCAGGCGTACGCCCTGCTGCTCCAGCGCATTGCAACCGATACTTCGAGCTGGGGACGCACCATGCGTCGTTATCTGGAGCGCGCACTTCCCGATACCTTGCAAACCAGCCTCAAAACCCTGGCCGTCGAAAGCGGTCTGTTTCCTGGACTGGTCAGTGTGGCTGCCTATGCCCGACGCCAGGACCGCGCTGGCGTGCGTCTTGTCGTGCTGTTGATGGAACAGGTACCCCTGGCTGTGCTCTATCACCTGGCCCAGACGCGTCTTGAACAGGGGCTGGTGCTTCAACTGTTGGGCGATGATGCCTTCTTCGAACAGGCCCGCACTCGCCTGTCTCAGGTAGCAGACCAACCGTCGGTCTGA
- a CDS encoding sodium:solute symporter family protein has protein sequence MSIIGWTFFWVAITFAIYIGIAIWSRVKDTAGFYVAGQGIPSIANGAAVAADWMSAASFISMAGLISFMGYDGAVYLMGWTGGYVLLAVLLAPFLRKFGKFTVPDFVGERYYSNAARVVAAIAALFVSFTYVAGQMRGVGVVFSRFLQVDIVWGVIIGMAIVSLYAVLGGMKGITWTQVAQYTVLIIAYLIPAFAIAYTLTGIPLPQLALGKVLPQLDQLQYELVGNFYSQPFKGSWDLLNVFFVTLALMTGTAGLPHVIVRFYTVRRVVDARWSAFWALFFIGLLYLTAPAVAMFARYYILNAFSELGPTGMLDLSWVQNWAQTGLIRASEWSEGMTAAALLSTIDRDIIVLATPEIANLSAWVVGLVAAGGLAAALSTASGLLLVIGSAMAHDIYGQIINPSAPDHVKLTVARVMIFIGVVIAGLLGIFPPGFVAEVVAFAFGLACSSFFPIIVLGVFWKRCTKEGAIAGMLTGLIFTFTLIVLMRADRVLGLEEPILSSFLGINAQGVGTIGMILNFIVTILVSLRTPPPPKKVQTLVEQIRYPRVLQAEELESA, from the coding sequence ATGAGTATTATTGGTTGGACTTTCTTCTGGGTGGCGATTACGTTCGCAATCTACATTGGGATCGCCATCTGGAGTCGTGTAAAGGATACGGCCGGTTTTTACGTGGCCGGTCAGGGCATTCCAAGCATCGCCAACGGCGCGGCTGTAGCTGCCGACTGGATGAGCGCGGCCAGCTTTATCTCAATGGCTGGGTTGATTTCCTTCATGGGCTACGACGGCGCTGTTTATCTGATGGGATGGACCGGCGGCTATGTGTTGCTGGCTGTGCTATTGGCGCCCTTCCTGCGTAAGTTTGGCAAGTTTACGGTGCCCGACTTCGTAGGGGAGCGCTACTATTCCAATGCGGCGCGGGTGGTGGCAGCCATCGCCGCGCTGTTCGTCTCGTTCACCTACGTAGCCGGGCAGATGCGCGGCGTAGGCGTGGTCTTCAGTCGCTTCCTGCAGGTGGACATCGTCTGGGGCGTGATCATTGGTATGGCCATCGTCTCGCTCTACGCCGTGCTGGGGGGCATGAAGGGCATCACCTGGACCCAGGTAGCCCAGTATACTGTGCTGATTATCGCCTACCTGATTCCTGCCTTTGCCATTGCGTACACCTTGACGGGCATCCCCCTGCCACAACTGGCCTTAGGAAAAGTGCTTCCCCAGCTGGATCAGCTTCAGTATGAGCTGGTAGGCAATTTCTACAGCCAACCCTTTAAGGGTAGCTGGGACCTCCTGAATGTCTTCTTCGTGACCCTTGCACTGATGACGGGTACGGCAGGGTTACCCCACGTGATCGTCCGATTCTATACCGTACGGCGCGTGGTGGATGCGCGGTGGTCAGCCTTCTGGGCGCTGTTTTTCATTGGTCTGCTGTATCTGACGGCACCAGCCGTGGCCATGTTCGCCCGCTACTACATCCTGAATGCCTTCAGCGAGCTGGGGCCGACGGGCATGCTTGACCTGAGCTGGGTCCAGAACTGGGCACAGACGGGGCTGATTCGTGCAAGCGAATGGAGTGAAGGCATGACGGCTGCCGCCCTGCTCAGCACGATCGACCGCGATATCATCGTGCTGGCCACCCCCGAGATTGCCAACCTGTCGGCCTGGGTGGTCGGGCTGGTGGCGGCCGGTGGTCTGGCGGCCGCGCTTTCGACAGCATCGGGATTGCTGTTGGTGATTGGCTCGGCCATGGCCCACGACATCTACGGGCAGATCATTAATCCGAGCGCCCCTGACCATGTGAAGCTGACCGTGGCCCGAGTGATGATCTTCATCGGTGTTGTCATCGCCGGCCTGCTGGGCATCTTCCCACCGGGCTTTGTGGCTGAGGTGGTGGCTTTTGCCTTCGGCCTGGCCTGCTCCAGCTTCTTCCCGATCATCGTGCTGGGCGTGTTCTGGAAGCGGTGCACCAAGGAAGGTGCTATCGCTGGCATGCTGACCGGCCTGATTTTTACGTTTACGCTGATTGTGCTCATGCGAGCCGATCGCGTACTGGGGCTCGAAGAGCCGATCCTGAGCAGCTTCCTGGGCATCAATGCACAGGGCGTGGGCACGATCGGCATGATTCTGAACTTCATTGTGACGATCCTCGTATCGCTCCGCACTCCGCCTCCGCCAAAGAAGGTGCAGACGCTTGTGGAGCAGATTCGCTACCCGCGTGTGCTACAGGCCGAGGAACTGGAGTCAGCCTGA
- a CDS encoding DUF4212 domain-containing protein has product MEQMDRKTYWREVRKRTALLLVIWFIVGYVLSIFLVEPLNTLKIAGVPMGFWMAQQGSIMIFILLILAYAVMMGKLDRAAGVEEDAGTTTPPSQAH; this is encoded by the coding sequence ATGGAGCAAATGGATCGCAAAACGTACTGGCGCGAGGTACGAAAGCGTACCGCCTTGCTGCTGGTCATCTGGTTTATCGTCGGGTATGTACTCAGCATCTTTCTCGTCGAACCCCTGAATACGCTCAAGATAGCGGGCGTCCCGATGGGATTCTGGATGGCCCAGCAGGGCAGCATCATGATCTTCATCCTGCTGATTCTGGCCTATGCTGTGATGATGGGCAAGCTGGACCGAGCAGCAGGCGTCGAAGAAGATGCGGGCACGACGACGCCACCTTCACAGGCGCATTGA
- the acs gene encoding acetate--CoA ligase, whose product MGLQESINATAAYSGRGLVFQPPEAFRKRAFISSMEQYREMYERSIKDPEGFWREQAQRITWFEPFHTVKNTSFDPSNLYIRWFEGGKLNAAYNCIDRHLEKRADQVAFYWEPDDPNEKGKAITYRQLYEEVCRLANVLKKHGVKKGDRVTIYLPMIPEAIYAMLACARIGAIHSVVFAGFSPDSLADRILDGEATYLITADEGLRAGRRVPLKRNADKALERCPEVKTVLVVRRTGGDIPWVEGRDRWYHEEIQTVASECPPEVMDAEDPLFFLYTSGSTGKPKGVVHTTGGYLVYTSLTHQFVFDYHEGDVYWCAADIGWITGHSYIVYGPLANGVTEVLFEGTPTYPDPSRIWQVVDKYQVNILYTSPTAIRALMREGDAWVKQTSRKSLRLLGTVGEPINPEAWLWYYRVVGEERCPIVDTWWQTETGGIMITPLPGATPLKPGSATLPFFGVRPAIVDNDGNVLEGSADGMLVILDSWPGQMRTVYRAHDRFVETYFTRFPGKYFTGDGARRDEDGYYWIVGRVDDVINVSGHRLGTAEIESALVLHEAVAEAAVVGYPHEIKGQGIYAFVTLKAGYEPSDGLRKELIQHVRSVLGPIFTIDLLQFTPALPKTRSGKIMRRILRKIAANEYRDLGDTSTLADPSVVEELVQNRLNR is encoded by the coding sequence ATGGGTCTTCAGGAATCGATCAATGCGACCGCGGCCTACTCGGGGCGTGGCCTGGTTTTTCAACCGCCGGAAGCGTTTCGCAAGCGGGCTTTCATCAGTTCGATGGAGCAATATCGGGAAATGTACGAACGCTCCATCAAAGATCCGGAGGGCTTTTGGCGCGAACAGGCGCAGCGCATAACCTGGTTTGAACCGTTCCATACCGTCAAAAACACCTCGTTCGATCCTTCGAACCTCTACATCCGCTGGTTTGAGGGGGGCAAACTGAATGCTGCCTATAACTGCATTGACCGGCACCTGGAGAAACGGGCAGATCAGGTAGCCTTCTACTGGGAGCCGGACGATCCAAACGAGAAGGGCAAGGCCATCACCTATCGTCAGCTCTACGAAGAGGTCTGTCGGTTGGCGAATGTGCTTAAAAAGCACGGGGTCAAGAAGGGCGATCGGGTGACCATCTATTTGCCCATGATCCCGGAAGCGATTTATGCCATGCTGGCCTGCGCGCGGATCGGGGCCATCCACTCGGTGGTTTTTGCCGGTTTTTCGCCCGATTCGCTGGCCGACCGTATCCTTGATGGCGAAGCGACATACCTGATCACGGCCGACGAAGGGCTTCGTGCAGGACGCCGTGTGCCGCTTAAGCGCAATGCCGACAAAGCGCTGGAGCGCTGTCCTGAGGTGAAGACCGTGCTGGTGGTACGCCGTACAGGTGGCGACATTCCGTGGGTAGAGGGGCGCGATCGCTGGTATCATGAAGAGATCCAGACGGTCGCGTCCGAGTGCCCGCCAGAGGTGATGGATGCCGAAGATCCGCTCTTTTTCCTCTATACTTCGGGCTCAACCGGCAAGCCCAAAGGAGTGGTACATACAACCGGTGGCTATCTGGTGTATACCTCGCTGACGCACCAGTTCGTCTTTGATTATCACGAGGGAGACGTTTACTGGTGTGCAGCGGACATCGGTTGGATAACAGGTCACAGTTATATCGTCTATGGGCCGCTGGCCAACGGGGTGACCGAAGTGCTCTTTGAGGGAACGCCGACCTATCCGGATCCGTCCCGCATCTGGCAGGTGGTCGACAAGTATCAGGTGAACATCCTGTACACTTCGCCGACGGCTATCCGGGCACTCATGCGCGAAGGAGATGCGTGGGTAAAGCAAACAAGCCGAAAGTCGCTTCGGTTGCTAGGCACGGTGGGTGAACCGATCAATCCCGAGGCCTGGCTCTGGTATTATCGGGTGGTCGGCGAAGAGCGCTGTCCGATTGTGGACACCTGGTGGCAGACGGAAACCGGGGGGATCATGATCACGCCCTTACCGGGAGCCACGCCGCTCAAGCCGGGTTCGGCTACCTTGCCGTTCTTTGGCGTGCGGCCCGCTATCGTGGACAACGATGGAAACGTGCTGGAAGGTTCGGCCGATGGGATGCTGGTCATTCTCGACTCGTGGCCCGGACAGATGCGGACAGTTTACAGGGCGCATGATCGCTTTGTGGAGACCTATTTCACGCGTTTTCCGGGTAAGTACTTTACGGGTGATGGGGCGCGTCGGGATGAAGACGGCTACTACTGGATTGTGGGACGGGTAGATGATGTCATCAACGTTTCCGGCCATCGACTGGGCACGGCTGAGATCGAAAGTGCTCTGGTGTTGCATGAAGCGGTGGCTGAAGCGGCCGTCGTGGGCTATCCCCACGAAATCAAAGGACAGGGTATCTATGCCTTTGTGACGCTAAAGGCAGGCTACGAGCCCAGCGATGGGCTCCGCAAGGAGCTGATCCAACACGTGCGGAGTGTGCTCGGGCCGATTTTCACAATCGACCTGCTGCAGTTTACCCCGGCGCTTCCTAAGACACGCTCCGGGAAGATCATGCGTCGTATTCTGCGCAAGATTGCGGCCAACGAGTACAGGGATCTGGGCGATACGTCCACGCTGGCGGATCCTTCGGTGGTGGAAGAGCTGGTGCAGAACCGACTCAACCGCTGA
- a CDS encoding PAS domain-containing protein → MKTLEISRLAAALEALPVGLILCDPAGKPIWANQKARQWLALPVEPDQSEHSLQALLPGLPWPPTGEMCHVRGNAGQLLAVQAWPLEASAGFVVQLQPAYERTGDWQPLILQQLLEGLRHPVANIRAAIETMTAYPDMAPDLATQFRQIILEQTEALTRLLEQTVATYTRYLQAHWPLERIPVAVLLELMAAALAQEIQDVQVEQNQPTAIVRADRQLWRQLWERLGRQLHPFIRKGKGVRLTATVRKRLVWVDVQWQGQRLPPGRLQRWLAQTLPLKGQHFSLALAEVLAWHEADLWVQRDADGHRLRLVIPVR, encoded by the coding sequence TTGAAGACGCTGGAAATAAGCAGGCTGGCCGCGGCTCTGGAGGCGTTGCCTGTCGGACTGATCCTCTGTGATCCAGCAGGAAAGCCGATATGGGCCAATCAAAAAGCCCGGCAGTGGTTGGCACTACCGGTGGAACCAGATCAGTCCGAGCATAGCCTGCAAGCGCTGTTGCCCGGACTGCCCTGGCCCCCCACCGGCGAAATGTGTCATGTGCGGGGCAATGCCGGCCAGTTGCTGGCTGTGCAGGCATGGCCCCTGGAGGCGTCGGCGGGCTTTGTAGTGCAACTGCAACCCGCTTATGAACGAACAGGGGACTGGCAGCCCCTGATATTACAGCAACTGTTGGAGGGATTGCGACACCCGGTAGCCAACATTCGGGCAGCCATCGAAACGATGACCGCCTATCCTGACATGGCGCCTGATCTGGCTACACAATTTCGACAGATCATACTGGAGCAGACGGAAGCCCTGACGCGGTTGTTGGAGCAGACGGTGGCGACCTATACCCGGTACCTGCAGGCTCACTGGCCGCTGGAGCGCATACCGGTTGCAGTGCTGCTTGAGCTTATGGCCGCGGCGCTCGCACAGGAGATCCAGGACGTGCAGGTGGAGCAAAACCAGCCGACCGCTATCGTTCGCGCAGACCGTCAGCTCTGGAGACAGTTATGGGAGCGCTTAGGACGCCAATTGCATCCGTTTATCCGTAAAGGAAAAGGCGTCAGACTTACAGCCACCGTACGCAAGCGTCTGGTATGGGTTGATGTGCAATGGCAGGGGCAGCGTTTGCCACCGGGCCGATTGCAACGGTGGCTGGCACAGACGCTCCCGCTAAAAGGACAGCACTTTTCATTAGCGCTGGCAGAGGTGCTGGCCTGGCATGAGGCCGATCTGTGGGTCCAGCGCGATGCTGACGGTCACCGGTTGCGTCTGGTGATACCGGTCAGGTAA
- a CDS encoding response regulator → MMRPKPYVLIVEDEPSIALSLRFLMEQEGYQVAVVEDGEAALTACQQVQPDLVLLDVMLPGISGFEVCQQLKSSTKGRTVKVVLVTARGREADLEKGKAVGADAYIIKPFAIRDVMDTVRSLLNQSGRAEQP, encoded by the coding sequence ATGATGCGCCCGAAGCCCTATGTCCTCATTGTGGAAGACGAGCCCAGCATCGCCCTCTCGTTGCGCTTTCTCATGGAGCAGGAAGGCTATCAGGTCGCAGTGGTAGAAGATGGTGAGGCGGCGCTGACGGCCTGCCAGCAGGTACAGCCCGACCTGGTATTGCTCGACGTCATGCTCCCTGGCATCAGTGGTTTCGAGGTGTGTCAACAGCTTAAAAGCAGTACCAAAGGACGCACGGTCAAGGTAGTCCTGGTGACAGCCCGTGGCCGGGAAGCCGACCTGGAAAAAGGAAAAGCTGTGGGTGCTGATGCCTACATTATCAAGCCATTTGCCATTCGTGACGTGATGGATACCGTTCGCAGTTTGTTGAACCAATCTGGACGCGCAGAACAACCTTGA